The sequence below is a genomic window from Budorcas taxicolor isolate Tak-1 chromosome 4, Takin1.1, whole genome shotgun sequence.
aacaacacaggtggAATTGTATGGGTATGCTTATAAATTTTTTCCATAGCAAAGACTGTAGTACTATACAGGCCACTGTTGAGTGAACCCAAGGAAGCAGAACCATTGATATAAAGGAATTGTGTGTATGGAGGGCCAAATATAAGTTATACATGTGTTTTTGACTGTGAGGAAGATTAGCACATCTACCTCCCACCCCTAAATTGTTCAAATGTTAACTGTAAATGAAGCATTTAGGCTGGTTCTTGGCAGATTGTGAATGAAAGATTTCTGTTCATTATCACCAGGACCAGAAGTTGAGAAACTTCCCCACATCTATCTATGCCCATCCATCAGTAAGTTCTGTTGATTGTATCTCCAAAATATAGTTCCAaactccttctctccttttccattgtgtgtgtgtcactcagtcgtgtccagctctttgtgaccccatggactctagccctccaggctctgtccatggaattctccaggtaagaatactggagtgggtgcccgtCACCTTCtcgaggggattttcccaacctagagactgaacctgggtcttctgcattataggcagaatttttttttaccgtctaagccacctcCATTTCCATTATCACCTCTCTAATCTAGACTACCCTTTTGTTCTGTCCACTTTCATAGGCTTTGTaatcctctccctctttcttcttcttctctcttcAACTCCTCTCCCCATAGCAGCCAGAATGATCTTttcaaatcttcagttcagttcagttcagtcgctcacccgtatccgactctttgcgatcccatgaattgcagcacgtcaggcttccctgtccatcaccaactcccggagttcactgaaactcacatccatcgagtcagtgatgccatccagccatctcatcctctgtcgtccccatcttctcttgcccccaattcctcccagcatcaggtctttccagatgagtcaactcttcgcatgaggtggccaaagtattggagtttcagcttcagcatcagtccttccaaagaacacccaggactgatctcctttaggatggactcgttggatctccttgcagtccaagggaatctcaacagtcttctccaacaccacagtttaaaatcatcaatctttggtgcacagctttctgtataggccaactctcacatccacacgactattagaaaaaccatagctgtgactagacagacctttgttggtaaagtaatgtctctgctttttaatatgctgtctaggttagtcatagcttttcttccaaggaataagcgtcttttaacttcatggctacagtcaccatctgcagtgattttgagcttcaaaaataaagtctctgactgtttccattgttcccctatctatttgccatgaagtgatgggaccaaatgccatgatcttagatttctgaatgctgagttttaagccagtttttttcactctcctctttcactttcaacaagaggctcttcagttccttttatctctctgccataagggtggtgtcatctgtgtatctgaggttattgatatttctcctggcaatcttgattccagcttgtgctttatccagcccagcattttgcctgatgtactctgcatataagttaaataagcaaggtgacaatatatagccttgacttactcctttcccaatttggaaccactggTTGTTCCacttctggttctaactgttgcttcttgacctgcatacagatttctcaggaggcaggtcagatggactggtattcccatctcttgaagaattttccacagtttgttgtgatctacacagtcaaagcctttggcataatcagtaaagcagaagtagatgtgtttctggaaaaacatcttcTTCACCACTGTCCAGTCTCATATGAGCTGATCCTCACTACCACTGGGCTCTGACCCTTCTGGTCCTTAGAGAACACGTGACCTTTCACAGGTGCTCTTATCTCTGCTGCTCTTCCTTTATGGCTGAGCATGAAAAACGAATCGGAAAAAGGTTCCCATGTcatccagtagatcttcccatgATTCGCTGTAGCCACTAACATGTAAATTTCACAATTCTGTGTTTACCTGTTTATTGTCTGTCCCCCATTTAGACTGTAACCTCCTCAACAACTTTGAAATGGCTATTCTACCGCTGAATAGCCACCACTAACTCAGTGCCTGGAACAACTATCTTCATTCAAGTACGTACTTATGGCCTTTCATGAGCAAGTGCTAGAACTGTAGATTAAGATACACAATAAATAAGTCAGTGCATTATGTTAGCAAGTGATAATCCCTATTGAGAAAAGCAAAACTGGTGGGAGGTAGATAGAGAGGGATGGATAGGGGTAAGGGTACAGTATACACCAGGGTGGTCAAAGGGGACCTCTCTGACAGGACCATTTGGGCAGAGACGGGAAGAATGTGAGAGTAAACCATGGAAGGAGACTCAGGAAGGAGTAAGGGCAATGATCTTGAGGTAGGAACATGCCTGAGAGTGTGAGAAAGCCAGTGCAGCTGgagctgaatgaatgaaggtgAGAGCAGTGGAAGGTGAGACTGGAAAGGCCAGAGAAAGCCTCTGGGCCTCTCTAAAGACTTGGCTTCAAGTGGGGGAGAGGAGAAGCCACTGAAAATTTCTGAGCTCTGACAAATACAATCTAATTCAGATTTTAACCAGATGCCTCAGGATGCTGAATTGACTACCGTGTATGGAATATAAGGTGTCAAGAGTGAAAGCACAGGTGTCATTTAGGCCAAGTGAGAGATGAAGGCAGTTTGGAAGTAGTAGTGGAATTGCCAGAAAGTGGTTAGATTCTGGATATTATTTTAAGACAGTACTGAGAAAATTTGCAGACCTTTGGTTTCTAGAGTGCGAAAAAGAGGAGTCAAGCATTACtctgaaataaatattcagttaacctttgttgaatggatgaataaatgaatgagtgagtgacaCATAGCTATTAAACAGCAGGATCAGGCTTAAAGCAAGGTTAGTAGGTCCACAAAATTCTAGTTGTGATTCTCAACTTTTTAGAATCTGAGAGAGAgcctttctttagaaaaatgtacttatgtatgtatatgccaaATTTGTACACAATCTTAGGAGGCTCAAGAATCCCTTGAAACCCATCCAGGAATCCCTTGTGTGAAGAGAGCCTACATATCATCATACAAGCAACTAACTTAAAACTTGATTTTCAAGATGCAGTTTGCATATACTTTTGCAAAATATAAAAACCTCCTTATAAAATACTCACTGCAATCTTACAAAATAGATTCATACAACAGGAAGAAGACAAATTGCACTTCTGTGTTCTATGTTTGTAAGTAATGATTACAATACATATTAGTGGGATATAGCAAAAATTTTGAATTCAGTAACATGAAAAATAGTAATTGGGGACAATAAATCATTcttaatattataaaaactaaagaaaactacATTTTCTTACAATGAGATCACAAAAGTTAATCAAACATCATTTCTTTACTAACAGCTGGAAATTTAATAACTCAGTCTAGCGACACTGGTTTTCTCATACTGGTAGAAGTTTTCATTGGCAGATTTAGGTGACCTTATTtgataacaaatttttaaaagaatttaataaatgcaattttgtgattaaaataaagagtatgcttcatggaagaaaaataagaaatgtatttctAGAAAGGACTGCAGTGTTGTTCTGCGTAAAGGCTGAAATTAAAGACTGTATATTGTAGTGCTTTGTGAGTGGCATAAACAACAATGTATTTTATTGCATAATAACAGTACCATTCAATCTAGTCTTCACtctgaaagaaatctaaaaaacaatccaaatgttgCTTTATTTCCAGATTATCTGTATTCTAAGTCATCCTCGTGTATATACATGTAGACAAACTATTAAGACATCTTCATTTAAGTTATATTTTAAGCCCTCTAAAGCTTCAAGGGAAATAAgactgttttgtgtttttgtcttATAATTTAAATACCTTTATTTAAATCCCAagggctgttttccaaagtgggatGCTCTGCCACAGCCATAAAACTCTTTCGAGGCAGTGGGGATCACAGAGTTAAAACTCTAGAGATTAACACTGGCAGGCTCACAGGCTTCCAGGCTGCCCTGAAGCGTTTGTCTACGagcttaaaagaaagaaagaaagaaagagaaagcagtaGAGAAAATTATCCAATATCTATCTCAGGAAGTACCCTACTTGTGAGGGAAAAAAACTCCAGTCCTGGGGTTTTGTTGCCTAATCTTGGGCAGGTTCCATTCTGCTGCCTTATACCCTTGGAGAGCTAAGGAAAATGCTTGTCATGTTCCAAACTGATCTCTTAAGTAATGAGGGGATTGTGAAAAGGAAAGTCAACAGAATTCCCATTTGCTAAGACACAGGTACCAACTGAATGACCTAAAAATAATAACACTTGAGCCTTAATTTAGACTTTCAGTCTCTGTTGCCTTGCAACTGAGTCAAATTATATCTAAATTTCCCCTGGGTCATTTTTATAAGTGAAATATGAACATTCACCCACTGAAAGCAAGacagaggcagacagacagacattgggcccttaaaaaaaatctattataaaaTGTCATATCCCCAGAAGCAAagatcatatcagttcagttaatAACGAACTGAGTTATAGGTGTAAACTTTGGTGTGCAGTGATTGCcgtaaaatgagaaaataggttATAGAAATGGGGATGATACTTACCCCACACTCTGAGTATGTGTCTATAACTCAGAATGTATTTCTGTTTAGAGTATTAGTGTTAACATGCTTTCTTAGCAGAGAGTAGAACAGCCGTTACGGTGTATGTTATGAATGCATATTAACAGCACAGACATTTGCATATCTTAACTATAGTAGAAAATGCATAATGAAATTCCATTTGAAAGATTATTGTACAAACATACTGAATCCTTGATAAATCTTGACATAACAACTTTTTGTGTCCtcttttttgggaaaaaatagCTAAGACTATCAAACAATAGATTAATATTCAGAAAACCTCAACACAGATTctattccccccaccccagcacatcactaccaccaccaaagGATTTTATTTCATGTTCAAAGGCAGAAATAGAACAGCCCCAAATGTTTTCATGGAAAAGCTGTTTCTCATTTGTCTGCACATCGCAAAGATAAAATATAAGATCTATCCATGGGATGAGCTACACCGGTGATAATTTTCTACCAACACGTCATATTATCTGTTCCTTGGATTTTGATTTTCATGTCTGTGATGCCTGTAATACAATGAGGCTTCTGGAGACTTTGCAACTTTAGAATATAGTGCAATATGCAACATTCATGACAAGGCTGGCTGCTCTGCAGCTTATGATTCCGATACTTACGCTCCTTCACATTTGAAAAGTAAACTATATTTGAGAACAAACAAAATCTGCACCTGGTCTTCCTATAGAAATTCTCTTGTGCTGATATAAAAAGTATATGTTGTTTCTGAACCACAAGCTATAGGAAATAGTCTCAAGGCACCCATTACCAGGACTACCCCCTTAAACAAGACATTTTGAAATGCCTTTGGCATATcggattatttaaaaaaaaaaacatgagctAGGCCAGCCTACCCACCTATTTTAAGTTACGCGTGTAtagccttatttttattttaaatttgcatttttaaaccaAACcattgagagaaaaaaataacccGCCTTTACTTAGCATGATTCTTCTTTTTGTCAACTTCTTCCAAATTTTCTAAAACAGCCCAAGAAAAGTCAGGTAACTTTGAGAGGAGACGGAAATGAGTGGGGTATGACAGGAGAAAAGCTGCATTTAGCTTGAGGCCCCTGATGCCAATTTGGAACTAAAATGCATTAAAGCAGCAGAATTTTAAACCTTTCAAAACTGGGATTTATAAGGGGAATGCTAACACAGATTCAACAGTTATGACTCTGCCAGGGATTACTTTAATACCAAAAGCATACTGTCTCACTTTATAGAAAGAGATTACTCAGTTGTCAAACAACAAAGGTTGTGTTcgtctatttttaaacttttattttttttaaagtgtacttTTAACTTTAGTGATAGGCAATCCTGAAATAAAATGTCCTCTTATTTCAGGGGTTGGGGGTGATGGTGGCAGGGaagtagagaaaagaagaaaacgagGTTTGCCTCTGGCTTCACAATTTGTTTTATCCACAAGGCTTTGCCAGCCTTGCTTAACTGTTTCTACCCTGCTTTTGTTAAGAAACCGAAAGGGAAAGGtgggagaaaaaagataaatatgaaataaatctgACAGAGAAAAATAACTGGACACTGGTATAAAGATGAGAAGATATTTAAATTGATTTTGAtctacaggggaaaaaatgtgAAGGGATGATTtttagaagaaagggaaaaatatctgAAAGCTCTAAAAAATAGGAAAGCTAACCTTTGAATAAAATACTCAGCAGAATGTCAGggagagaaagataaaaacctAAGTGATCATTTTTATGCTTATTGTTTATGAAATGAAATGAGGAACAGGTCAGTGAAGGCTGTAAAGACAGGGACAAGAGAGTAAAGTTGTGACTTTGGGAAGAGGGCACGagaatatagtttgaaatctttCACAGTGGGCTTGCAGTTGTCTGTGCATTTTATACAGATACACAAAGAATCTCTCTGAAAAGTTGTTGAAAGATACCAGCAAGTGTAGAAAGGGGAGCATCTGAGCATGTCTTTCACAGAccccagatggagaaactgttCTTTTATTCCAAATTCTTAAGCAGCACAGAAGTCTTACATGTTAATAagagaacacacagacacacacccataAGTTTCATGCCATGAAACAAAACAAGGAAATCAGAAGACCTTTGTTGATCCCCGTTCGCTTACACAAATCTTAGTTTGGTTAAGCATCTCAAGACCATTTTCCTGATTTCAGCTCCTTTTcactgccttttttttccctGGGTACCCAGGTGCACAAACGGGATGGTGATCTTTACAAAacatcaacaataacaacaacaacaaaaaaacctctcTCGCTCACACAAAAGCCCATCTTGTAAATGAATGGAATATTAACGACTCCCTAATAGTTGTACCGTTGGCAGGGCGAAACTGAACACTAACACAGCTATTTCTACAGATTGCCAGTGAAGCCGAAGCAGCTCGAGGAGAAACGCACCTACTGTATGTGAAAGGCTGGTGCAGATTTTTTTCCTATCAGTCTAACCTTCTGTGTTGATGCATGAATGCTGGTACCCACTTACAGGGATGCCAGATGATCAGTGCAGAATGAAGGTCCCAAGAGAGAGGATCACATGGTTCTCTCTGCCCTGTGACGTCACTAGCAGATGGCATGGGTACCAGCTCTGGCAGTTGGCATCAATGTCACTTTTTAGAGATCAATGAGATAGTGCAGATACACACAGATCTAGAGACTCCAGGAGACGATGCGACACTCAGCCTGAAAAGATTTGGAAGATCCAAAATGAAAACTGATtattgaatgaaattaaaacctAAGGTAATATAAATAAAGATATACTTCAATTGATGCTGGCTTTGCATGCAAGTATTTAAAGATACAGTGTCACTGTCTTATAGTATTTATATGCTCTTTGTCATCTATAACTTCTTATCATATTTCATTCTTATGATGTAATTATCACATACTTTCACTGCTATTATGTAACTGCAAGTATGTGGACATTActaagagtttgtgtgtgtgtgtgtgtgtgtgcgtgtgtgtgtgtgttgagggagCTAGAGATTGTTAAATTAAAAAGTCTCTGTTTTCATGCCTATTTGTTTGAAGACTTTAGATGAAAATACTTGCTGCTTCACCAAACAAAAGCCAAATTGCATTTGAAacacaaattatttttctctttcattcaggATTCTGAATACACGTGCACAATTGCAGTCAGAATCCTTGGACTGTTCCTGTCAGATATTAGCTAGAGGGAGACTTCTGTGGTTCGTAGAACAAAAACACTACGAGAGTGTTTTTTGTCAGGATGATTTGAATAGCAGTAAACAATTAcattgagaaaaattttaaatagaaaaggaGTCTCACTATTTTCTTTGACTTAAAATAATGTCagtgattttgaaaattttatttatagagTTTATCCCAAATTAGCCTAATCCtctccccactttttttttttttggtaaaggttTGGAAAATAGTGCTCTTTTACATATTTCTTTACTGATCAGAAAGAAAGCAGTTTTCTAAATTGGCTCTGATTAATCTTCTCCTTAAATTTGTATATTTCTACAGCTACTACCTAAATTCCTTGCTATATAATACAGTAAATAAAGTTaaggctttattttcttcctaacaAAAAATCTCCACAAATGTGTCAGCTAATGGAGAAGcagcactttttcttttaaaaactggtgTCTCTTCTCATTTTGCACTCAGGGGAATTGGAATTAATGAAATTCTGCATTGCTATATCATGTTTTGCATTTGATTGAATTCCACAGTCCTTTTCgtgtattaaaaatcagtttaaaatcaaagagaaacGGAGGTAGTGGTGGTATCACAATAAatactttatgttttattttcttttgatactTTGCCTGTATTCATTAATCCTATTGCATGTGTCAATTTTTTTATAATAACAAGGCTGCACAaactcaaaatttttatttaatatataaaaattagtcCTTGAATCagttttttcttatgttttcgtATTCTTATGATTAAGTCATTGAATATGTTTTACgtgtataaactttaaaaatgaaaacactttaaatattGTGCTGGCATTTTTTCAGGTAATTTAAGGTTAGAGAACCATGTTAACACTACCGTTTGATGAGTCTGTTGTAATGCCAGAATCCCAGATGTGCAGAAAGTTTTCTAGAGAATGCGAGGACCAGAAGCAAATTAAGAAACCAGAAAGCTTTTCCAAACAGATTGTCCTTCGAGGAAAGAGCATCAAaagggcccctggagaagagactgagaaagaagaagaggaggaggacagggaagaGGAAGATGAAAACGGGTTGCCCAGAAGGAGGggtcttaggaaaaaaaagacgACCAAGCTCCGACTGGAGAGGGTCAAGTTCAGGAGACAGGAAGCTAATGCGCGGGAGAGGAACAGGATGCATGGCCTCAATGACGCCCTGGACAATTTGAGAAAAGTGGTTCCCTGCTATTCTAAAACCCAAAAACTGTCCAAAATAGAAACTTTACGACTGGCCAAAAACTACATCTGGGCACTTTCTGAAATTCTGAGAATCGGCAAGAGACCTGATCTGCTCACGTTCGTCCAAAACTTATGCAAAGGTCTTTCCCAGCCAACTACAAACTTGGTGGCAGGCTGCTTGCAGCTCAATGCCAGGAGTTTCCTGGTGGGTCAGGGCGGGGAGGCTGCACACCACACAAGGTCACCCTACTCTACCTTCTACCCACCCTACCACAGCCCTGAGCTCACCACTCCCCCAGGGCATGGAACTCTTGATAATTCCAAGTCCATGAAACCCTACAATTATTGCAGTGCATACGAATCCTTCTATGAAAGCACTTCCCCTGAGTGTGCCAGCCCTCAGTTTGAAGGTCCCTTAAGTCCTCCCCCAATTAACTATAATGGGATATTTTCCCTGAAGCAAGAAGAAACCTTGGACTATGGCAAAAATTACAATTATGGCATGCATTACTGTGCAGTGCCACCCAGGGGTCCCCTTGGGCAGGGTGCCATGTTCAGGTTGCCCACCGACAGCCACTTCCCTTACGACTTACATCTGCGCAGCCAATCTCTCACCATGCAAGATGAATTAAATGCAGTTTTTCATAAttaatgaggaaaatgaaaataaacagtgGTCATTCACCTCCCCCGTCTAATTAAGACAAAGCAGATGCTTGTGGGCTGAATAATTGGCACAACTCTATCTAAGGTGTTTACTAGTTCTGGAGTGTGTTTCAACTATTGTGAGAATTTTCTATGTAATAATAAATCTCTTTTCCTATGAgaacttcttttcctttccttttgttctGTAAAGCACTGTGATTTTGTTTCTACTGGAaggatttatttttcatgttttattttcttttaaattcatttgtttGAGCAAGGTGTCTAAGAATATACTGTTGAATAAAGACATGCACACAGCATAATTCAATGTCTACTTCAGTTGTACAGTAAGTAATTATGAAAATGCATGTTattaaaatcaaatgaataaaatgtgtt
It includes:
- the NEUROD6 gene encoding neurogenic differentiation factor 6, with protein sequence MLTLPFDESVVMPESQMCRKFSRECEDQKQIKKPESFSKQIVLRGKSIKRAPGEETEKEEEEEDREEEDENGLPRRRGLRKKKTTKLRLERVKFRRQEANARERNRMHGLNDALDNLRKVVPCYSKTQKLSKIETLRLAKNYIWALSEILRIGKRPDLLTFVQNLCKGLSQPTTNLVAGCLQLNARSFLVGQGGEAAHHTRSPYSTFYPPYHSPELTTPPGHGTLDNSKSMKPYNYCSAYESFYESTSPECASPQFEGPLSPPPINYNGIFSLKQEETLDYGKNYNYGMHYCAVPPRGPLGQGAMFRLPTDSHFPYDLHLRSQSLTMQDELNAVFHN